The Marispirochaeta aestuarii genome includes a region encoding these proteins:
- a CDS encoding sensor histidine kinase yields the protein MRVNQICNCCSRRISVAYPSANEFDKVRIKAFLILVSIFLLTTLVYLVLYALLSKWVLVGINLLWICISGSSLFLMLNGKYDLAIGVGIIGLGIVFQYRIILFPLLRIYDHFPFDTEIYLAILIFFFFLSGLTVRKVIYIHIYSISALIGLILYSILYHSDVFLLTFVLSLIYFFSFPIAVTYILFNGMNRLERLSKCDRLLLKESNHRIKNNLATLSSLISLESKYHLFSQHSVLEELRGKVDAIMLLHETMYSEDSYEEIDLSEYLKKLLNDVVGIGRTANITSNIDQIRLDVKFALEVGLIIVEFVNNSIKHAKPKGQNLLINVEVHVVNKQLSIIYRDNGAGMESVDKIKDLPMHTGLQIITEIVKYREGKIRVDSSAGFEYTIHFPLN from the coding sequence ATGAGAGTGAATCAGATATGTAATTGCTGTTCGCGGCGTATTTCTGTAGCTTATCCAAGTGCAAATGAATTTGATAAAGTAAGAATCAAGGCGTTTCTGATCTTAGTATCAATATTTCTTCTAACTACTCTTGTATATTTAGTGTTATACGCTCTTTTGAGTAAGTGGGTCCTTGTTGGAATTAACTTGCTCTGGATTTGCATCAGCGGGTCCTCACTTTTCTTAATGCTCAACGGGAAATACGATTTAGCCATTGGTGTTGGCATTATTGGTTTAGGTATAGTATTTCAGTACAGGATAATCTTATTTCCACTTTTAAGAATTTATGATCATTTTCCTTTTGACACGGAAATTTATCTGGCTATCTTGATCTTCTTTTTCTTCTTATCTGGGCTAACAGTTCGGAAAGTAATTTATATCCATATATATTCTATTAGTGCTTTAATCGGACTTATTCTTTATTCCATTCTTTATCATTCCGATGTTTTCTTGCTAACATTTGTGCTTTCTTTAATATACTTCTTTTCCTTTCCGATTGCAGTTACATATATTTTATTCAACGGTATGAATCGCTTGGAACGCTTAAGTAAATGCGACAGATTATTGTTAAAAGAATCTAATCACCGGATAAAGAATAATCTGGCGACACTGAGCTCGCTTATCAGTCTGGAAAGTAAATATCATCTTTTTTCTCAGCATAGTGTGCTCGAGGAATTACGAGGCAAGGTAGATGCAATTATGCTTCTCCATGAGACGATGTATTCCGAAGATTCATACGAAGAAATAGACCTTTCTGAATATTTGAAAAAACTACTTAATGATGTCGTTGGGATTGGAAGGACAGCTAATATTACATCGAATATCGATCAGATTCGCCTCGATGTCAAGTTTGCCCTTGAAGTAGGATTGATTATTGTTGAATTCGTCAATAATTCGATAAAACATGCAAAACCAAAAGGACAAAATCTCCTAATCAATGTTGAGGTGCATGTAGTAAATAAACAATTATCGATAATCTATCGGGATAACGGAGCCGGTATGGAAAGCGTGGATAAGATTAAGGACCTTCCAATGCATACAGGGCTACAGAT